A window of the Oncorhynchus masou masou isolate Uvic2021 chromosome 13, UVic_Omas_1.1, whole genome shotgun sequence genome harbors these coding sequences:
- the lpar5b gene encoding lysophosphatidic acid receptor 5b — MNNTNDTLEDSAPELSCVSAVYTVSATVYGCVMVLGLPLNAVSLWILLRRHGLKSSSAVFMSHLALSDLLLVLSLPTRVYFYTTGTWPLGIQACTATTMLFRNNIRSSAVFITFIGLDRLLAVVYPLRTRHIRTTTNAWKACVFIWVLIVAVNIPEALYFISQMKSCNATDKCFEFPQECALNVQIAGYLQFGLVFAMLGVNVVSTTMVSWTLHRHLSDAAMVNNKMNVMLIFTINLLMFIVFFLPSSIVLMLKIKQAIMPMVCLASINCCLDPLLYYFSLDAFWKTKERSDIEVSLARSHESRLGRTQ; from the coding sequence ATGAACAACACCAACGATACCTTAGAGGACAGCGCTCCGGAGCTGAGTTGTGTGAGTGCAGTGTATACAGTCTCTGCCACGGTGTACGGCTGTGTGATGGTGCTGGGCCTGCCGCTCAACGCTGTGTCACTGTGGATTCTGCTACGCCGCCACGGCCTCAAATCCTCCAGCGCAGTCTTCATGAGCCATCTGGCTCTGTCAGACCTGCTGCTGGTGCTCTCCCTGCCCACCCGGGTCTACTTCTACACCACAGGCACCTGGCCCCTGGGCATCCAGGCCTGCACGGCCACCACCATGCTGTTCCGCAACAACATCCGCTCCAGCGCCGTCTTCATCACATTCATTGGCCTGGACAGGTTGCTGGCTGTGGTCTACCCTCTAAGAACCCGCCACATCCGCACCACCACCAATGCCTGGAAGGCCTGTGTCTTCATCTGGGTCCTGATTGTTGCAGTCAACATCCCAGAGGCCCTCTACTTCATCAGTCAGATGAAGAGCTGTAATGCCACTGACAAATGCTTTGAGTTTCCTCAAGAATGTGCCTTGAATGTGCAGATAGCTGGTTACTTGCAGTTTGGGCTGGTGTTCGCCATGCTGGGGGTCAACGTGGTCTCCACCACCATGGTGTCCTGGACGCTACACAGGCACCTCAGCGATGCTGCCATGGTCAACAATAAGATGAATGTCATGCTGATCTTCACCATCAACCTTCTGATGTTTATTGTCTTCTTCCTGCCCTCCTCCATCGTGCTGATGCTCAAAATCAAGCAGGCTATCATGCCCATGGTCTGTCTGGCCAGCATCAACTGTTGTCTAGATCCACTGTTGTACTACTTCTCTTTAGATGCTTTCTGGAAGACGAAAGAGCGTTCTGACATAGAGGTTTCACTGGCCAGATCACATGAAAGTAGATTAGGGAGGACACAGTGA